Proteins from a single region of Strongyloides ratti genome assembly S_ratti_ED321, scaffold srae_scaffold0000069:
- a CDS encoding Trypsin Inhibitor-like, cysteine rich domain-containing protein, translated as MFIFLIYFFLSFILKDSQVFTTGKCPNNLIFQTCGSNCPKTCENYNHRLGCDRSCALNVCQCTGGLVLHNNKCILPSQCPNNSGK; from the coding sequence atgttcatttttttaatatatttctttttatcttttattttaaaagattcaCAAGTATTTACTACAGGAAAGTGtccaaataatttaatatttcaaacaTGTGGTTCAAATTGTCCAAAAACATGTGAGAATTATAATCATCGACTAGGTTGTGATAGGTCTTGTGCATTAAATGTATGCCAATGTACAGGAGGCCTTGttttacataataataaatgtattctACCATCACAGTGCCCTAATAATTCcggaaaataa